In a single window of the Streptomyces sp. HUAS ZL42 genome:
- a CDS encoding MFS transporter: protein MPGSVPPPSPAVLDDTAASPMAVSGPAHLVRVSLLMAGSCLPILGAVLIAPVLPKMQDHFASVPGAKALVPLALTVPALSLALLAPFAGVIVDRLGRKRLLIVATVLYAVFGTAPLWLESLGAIIASRALVGVTEAAIMTCCTTLIGDYYSGHRRVKYLALQTMCASASATVFFVLGGAAGSAGWRVPFFVYAVSLVLAPLMAAALPNPAARVADEEASVAGARRPFPWRQLAGICALTFFGAMVFYTVPVEMSYLLDDLGVKNSGVIGLATAIASAATVGGAIAFARLKRSPDPMLPAVLAVCAVGFGVMFLAGNAPSLVVGAVINCVGTGMLLPALLTSAMGRLAFEDRGRGTGLWTAAFFGGEFVCPLVLLAGESAVGSLAGAVGVLGLAAAVVAAGLRAAARRRAGAVDPRPLPEQLT, encoded by the coding sequence ATGCCCGGTTCCGTTCCACCGCCGTCTCCCGCCGTGCTCGACGACACGGCTGCGTCACCCATGGCCGTCTCGGGTCCGGCCCATCTGGTGCGCGTGAGCCTGCTGATGGCGGGCAGCTGTCTGCCGATCCTCGGGGCGGTGCTGATCGCCCCGGTGCTGCCGAAGATGCAGGACCACTTCGCATCGGTCCCGGGGGCCAAGGCGCTGGTTCCCCTCGCACTGACCGTGCCGGCGCTGTCGCTGGCGCTGCTGGCCCCGTTCGCCGGGGTGATCGTGGACCGGCTGGGCCGCAAGCGCCTGCTGATCGTGGCGACCGTTCTGTACGCCGTGTTCGGCACGGCGCCGCTCTGGCTGGAGTCGCTGGGCGCGATCATCGCGAGCCGCGCCCTGGTCGGTGTCACCGAGGCCGCGATCATGACGTGCTGCACCACCCTGATCGGCGACTACTACAGCGGTCACCGGCGCGTGAAGTACCTCGCCCTGCAGACCATGTGCGCCTCCGCGTCGGCCACCGTCTTCTTCGTGCTCGGCGGCGCCGCGGGATCGGCGGGCTGGCGCGTGCCGTTCTTCGTGTACGCCGTGAGCCTGGTGCTGGCGCCGCTGATGGCCGCCGCGCTGCCCAACCCCGCGGCACGCGTGGCCGACGAGGAGGCTTCGGTCGCCGGGGCCCGGCGTCCGTTCCCCTGGCGGCAGTTGGCCGGTATCTGCGCCCTTACGTTCTTCGGGGCGATGGTCTTCTACACCGTGCCGGTCGAGATGTCGTACCTGCTCGACGACCTCGGGGTGAAGAACTCCGGCGTGATCGGTCTGGCCACCGCGATCGCCAGTGCGGCCACGGTGGGCGGGGCGATCGCCTTCGCCCGGCTGAAGCGCTCGCCCGACCCGATGCTGCCCGCGGTTCTCGCGGTCTGCGCGGTCGGGTTCGGGGTGATGTTCCTCGCGGGCAACGCGCCGTCGCTGGTCGTGGGAGCGGTGATCAACTGCGTGGGTACGGGCATGCTGCTGCCGGCCCTGCTGACGAGCGCGATGGGCCGGCTGGCGTTCGAGGACCGGGGCCGCGGCACGGGGCTGTGGACGGCTGCCTTCTTCGGCGGGGAGTTCGTCTGCCCGCTCGTGCTGCTCGCAGGCGAGTCGGCGGTGGGCAGTCTGGCCGGTGCGGTGGGGGTGCTCGGGCTCGCTGCGGCTGTGGTTGCGGCGGGGCTCCGGGCCGCTGCCCGGCGTCGGGCGGGGGCCGTCGATCCACGGCCGCTGCCGGAACAGTTGACCTGA
- a CDS encoding LysR family transcriptional regulator has product MNLSRLDLNLVVALRALLEERNVTRAGERVGLSQPAMSAALSRLRRHFDDELLARTGNSYELTPLGVALRDRSATACDLLERVFSSQAEFDPAAETREFTLLASDYGAAAFGAALARALHQEAPGIRLTFQHPTPLVEENTAALLSTVDGLLMPHGVIDGFPAVDLFSDSWLCMIAEDHPEVGDALTLDQLAALPWAVYQRPYDAPAARQLSMLGISPRVEVSVQTFQLLPHMVEGTRRVAMIQERLARRAVRSAAVRVLPCPFEAVPVQEAMWWHPVHTQDAAHIWLRQKAAEVGATLTGESP; this is encoded by the coding sequence GTGAACCTGTCCCGACTCGACCTCAATCTGGTCGTCGCCCTGCGTGCGCTGCTGGAGGAGCGCAACGTCACGCGGGCCGGCGAGCGCGTAGGACTGAGCCAGCCCGCGATGAGCGCGGCACTGTCCCGGCTGCGCCGCCATTTCGACGACGAATTGCTCGCCCGCACCGGCAACAGCTACGAACTGACGCCGCTCGGCGTCGCCCTGCGGGACCGCAGCGCCACCGCATGCGACCTGCTGGAAAGGGTCTTCTCCAGCCAGGCCGAGTTCGACCCGGCCGCCGAGACCCGCGAGTTCACGCTGCTCGCCTCGGACTACGGCGCGGCCGCCTTCGGCGCCGCGCTCGCCCGCGCCCTGCACCAGGAGGCGCCCGGCATCCGGCTCACCTTCCAGCACCCGACACCCTTGGTCGAGGAGAACACCGCCGCCCTGCTGAGCACGGTCGACGGACTGCTGATGCCGCACGGCGTCATCGACGGCTTCCCCGCCGTCGACCTGTTCTCGGACAGCTGGCTGTGCATGATCGCCGAAGACCACCCCGAGGTCGGCGACGCGCTGACCCTCGACCAGTTGGCCGCCCTGCCCTGGGCCGTGTACCAGCGCCCCTACGACGCCCCGGCCGCCCGCCAGCTCAGCATGCTCGGCATCAGCCCCCGGGTGGAGGTCTCCGTGCAGACCTTCCAGCTGCTGCCACACATGGTCGAGGGCACCCGCCGGGTGGCGATGATCCAGGAGCGCCTGGCCCGCAGAGCGGTGCGCTCCGCCGCGGTACGCGTCCTGCCCTGCCCCTTCGAGGCGGTACCGGTTCAGGAGGCGATGTGGTGGCACCCGGTCCACACCCAGGACGCGGCCCACATCTGGCTGCGGCAGAAGGCGGCGGAGGTGGGGGCGACGCTCACGGGGGAGAGCCCGTGA
- a CDS encoding fumarylacetoacetate hydrolase family protein yields MATLAQPAGPFALGTFSLSDGEPFPGLLAQDRVLDLSKTLDRAPSGVRAVVERWEETLPVLRALAQDDTVDWRPLEGLRVHAPLEPRQIFQSGANYRQHVIDLEVAHRAPDDPRTVEEARAEIAAIMDRRAAEDLPYVFIGLPSTVAGPYDDVVLPAWAEKPDWELELAAVIAKPAYRVSVEEALEYVAGYTIANDLTDRATVFRRDMPAIGTDWLRCKNAPGFTPLGPWLVPAESIADPGDLRVTLKLNGETMQDESTKDMLFGVARLVSYISQTSRLLPGDLVLTGSPAGNGIHWGRLLRDGDVMEGSITGLGVQRTRCVEEKP; encoded by the coding sequence ATGGCAACACTCGCGCAACCTGCCGGCCCGTTCGCGCTCGGCACGTTCTCGCTTTCGGACGGAGAGCCCTTCCCCGGCCTCCTGGCCCAGGACCGGGTCCTCGACCTGAGCAAGACCCTGGACCGGGCACCGTCCGGAGTGCGTGCCGTGGTGGAGCGGTGGGAGGAGACCCTCCCCGTCCTGCGTGCCCTGGCGCAGGACGACACGGTCGACTGGCGGCCGCTGGAGGGCCTGCGGGTGCATGCCCCGCTGGAGCCGCGGCAGATCTTCCAGTCCGGCGCCAACTACCGCCAGCACGTGATCGACCTCGAGGTGGCCCACCGCGCCCCCGACGACCCGCGCACCGTCGAGGAGGCCCGCGCGGAGATCGCCGCGATCATGGACCGCAGGGCCGCCGAGGACCTGCCGTACGTGTTCATCGGCCTGCCCAGCACCGTCGCCGGCCCGTACGACGACGTGGTGCTCCCCGCATGGGCCGAAAAGCCGGACTGGGAGCTGGAGCTGGCGGCCGTCATCGCCAAGCCCGCCTACCGGGTCTCCGTCGAGGAGGCCCTGGAGTACGTCGCCGGCTACACGATCGCCAACGACCTCACCGATCGCGCCACCGTCTTCCGGCGGGACATGCCCGCCATCGGCACCGACTGGCTGCGCTGCAAGAACGCCCCCGGCTTCACCCCGCTCGGCCCGTGGCTCGTGCCGGCCGAGTCCATCGCGGACCCCGGTGACCTGCGGGTCACACTGAAACTGAACGGCGAGACCATGCAGGACGAGTCGACCAAGGACATGCTCTTCGGCGTCGCGCGGCTGGTGTCGTACATCTCCCAGACCTCCCGGCTGCTGCCCGGCGACCTGGTGCTGACCGGCAGCCCGGCCGGCAACGGCATCCACTGGGGGCGGCTGCTGCGCGACGGCGACGTCATGGAGGGCTCGATCACCGGTCTGGGCGTGCAGCGCACCCGCTGCGTGGAGGAGAAGCCATGA